The following are encoded together in the Spiroplasma apis B31 genome:
- a CDS encoding Fur family transcriptional regulator, producing the protein MNTKLYEEYVNIFKEKKIKLTALRLAVLECVATSKHFTINELVSDVENKMGSVNVMSIYNNVDLLLEMHLLFANTINGKQIIYEAVAPQLIHVKCHECGSFEHIESSSLTNDLFSQFSLIASSIDMKLDHFKLEMHGTCKNCSKN; encoded by the coding sequence ATGAACACAAAGCTTTATGAAGAATATGTTAATATTTTCAAAGAAAAAAAAATTAAATTAACTGCTCTTCGTTTGGCAGTTCTTGAATGTGTTGCAACAAGTAAGCATTTTACAATTAACGAACTTGTAAGTGATGTTGAAAATAAAATGGGGTCAGTTAATGTGATGTCTATTTATAATAACGTTGATTTACTTCTTGAAATGCATTTACTTTTTGCAAATACTATCAACGGGAAACAAATTATTTATGAAGCAGTTGCTCCACAACTTATACATGTAAAGTGCCATGAGTGCGGTAGTTTCGAACATATTGAAAGTTCTTCATTAACTAATGATTTGTTTTCACAGTTTAGTTTAATAGCTTCATCTATTGATATGAAACTCGATCATTTCAAACTAGAAATGCACGGCACTTGTAAAAATTGTAGTAAGAATTAA
- a CDS encoding nicotinate phosphoribosyltransferase encodes MKNKFNIDLRIFEDYYIADYFKKTKLILKKYKPDQTVSMQWFQRRNDVVLCGIEIIKEILRLSGHKDLIVEGLSDGDIVNANEPVLKITGNYEKFAIYEGLFDGILSRCTTIATNARNLTKVSNGKKILNMNDRMDYYSNQQVDGYSSFVGGIKSLVSPASFEYLQIEYNLSGTMPHALIAAFDGDIIEATKAYKEMFPNNNLVALVDYNNDCINDSLAVAKEFGNSLYAVRLDTSQSLVDESLKDLVEKDNELHGVNPTLVKLLRQKLDLEGFGHVKIIVSSGFDEKKIKYFEDLKTPVDIYGVGEAITKNKIYFTGDIVKINNKNQAKFGRQNMESSRIKSIKYY; translated from the coding sequence GTGAAAAATAAATTTAATATAGACCTAAGAATTTTTGAAGATTATTATATCGCTGACTATTTCAAAAAAACTAAGTTGATTTTAAAGAAGTATAAACCCGACCAAACTGTTTCAATGCAGTGATTTCAAAGACGAAATGATGTAGTCTTATGCGGAATCGAAATTATAAAAGAAATATTAAGATTAAGTGGTCATAAAGATTTAATTGTTGAAGGACTTTCAGATGGAGATATAGTAAATGCTAATGAACCCGTTCTAAAAATTACGGGGAATTACGAGAAGTTTGCTATTTACGAAGGATTATTTGACGGCATTTTGTCAAGATGTACTACAATAGCAACAAATGCACGCAATCTTACTAAAGTATCGAACGGTAAAAAAATACTTAATATGAACGATCGTATGGATTACTATTCTAATCAACAAGTTGATGGTTATTCGTCCTTCGTTGGTGGCATTAAATCCTTGGTCTCTCCAGCAAGCTTTGAATATTTGCAAATAGAATATAACTTAAGTGGTACTATGCCGCATGCCCTTATCGCTGCTTTTGACGGTGATATAATTGAAGCTACCAAGGCTTATAAGGAGATGTTTCCAAATAATAATTTAGTAGCCCTAGTTGATTACAATAATGATTGTATAAATGATAGTTTAGCTGTCGCTAAAGAGTTTGGCAATAGTTTGTATGCTGTACGTCTTGATACTTCGCAATCACTTGTTGATGAGTCTTTAAAAGATTTAGTAGAAAAAGATAATGAATTACATGGTGTTAACCCCACTTTGGTCAAATTATTGAGACAGAAGTTAGATCTTGAAGGATTTGGTCATGTAAAGATAATAGTTTCGTCAGGTTTTGATGAGAAAAAAATTAAATACTTTGAAGATTTAAAAACACCAGTTGATATTTACGGAGTTGGTGAAGCTATCACGAAAAATAAAATTTATTTTACAGGAGATATTGTTAAAATAAATAATAAGAATCAGGCTAAATTCGGAAGGCAAAATATGGAATCAAGCAGAATAAAAAGTATAAAATATTATTAG
- a CDS encoding acyl carrier protein, whose protein sequence is MNYFEEIKKALVEKGAKGSITKESEFKSMGLDSLDLMDMVIILEDKLNITLSDDQLLNMKTVGDLLNTVEALVK, encoded by the coding sequence ATGAATTATTTTGAAGAAATAAAAAAAGCACTTGTTGAAAAAGGTGCTAAAGGGTCTATAACTAAAGAAAGTGAATTTAAGTCAATGGGTTTGGATTCCTTAGACCTTATGGATATGGTTATAATTTTAGAAGATAAATTAAATATAACATTATCAGACGATCAATTATTAAATATGAAAACCGTAGGGGATTTATTGAATACAGTAGAGGCATTGGTAAAATAA
- a CDS encoding M13 family metallopeptidase produces MNDKLRAQDNFYDYINKKWIEENDLPEGYASWGSFEILRKKSIDDIKDLIFDMKNKSDKASRDQKLIINLFNNYLNKDFRNKEGLKPIENIIKDIDNLKSKEEFTNFLIKMFDKYSLSFFHLKSVDADYKNSNLRALMIGSMDLGMSDRDFYETTHPRHKDIKEAYKIYIDNLLKVSKISFKTKNLFELIYNFEYEVSRSMLRREEFRVPENIYNIFTIDELNNVCSFIDWSKYLSETGYDKASKIIVTEPNYLKKLNELLATLSVEDLKDILTFKVIAGFSSLTSDELYDINFQYSTIFTGVKEKRPEIERAVEFVNNSLGELLGKEYVKKHFSEDAKNDVLDIVKKLIKVYSKRIQDLTWMTDTTKKKALEKLNNFTIKIGYPDKFENFDDVEIKTYEEGHSLIDNIQAIKKHFVKKELDEINDPVDKEKWYMYPQTVNAYYSPSSNEICFPAAILQSPFYDINESRAKNLGGIGAVIGHEVSHGFDDEGGKFDKDGNLNNWWSEEDYKQYNNLTKKLVEQYNSYKIKDSNVNGTLTLGENIGDLSGLAAALDICLEECPNDLKTFFESFAFIWRRKSTDELKNTRLLVDPHSPEEFRCNGVLVNIDKFHEVYQTKPGDGMYKSPEDRIKVW; encoded by the coding sequence ATGAACGATAAATTAAGAGCACAAGACAATTTCTATGATTATATTAATAAAAAATGAATAGAGGAGAATGACTTACCTGAAGGTTATGCTTCTTGGGGAAGTTTCGAAATATTGAGGAAAAAATCGATTGATGATATTAAAGATTTAATATTTGATATGAAAAATAAATCTGATAAAGCAAGTCGAGACCAAAAACTAATAATTAATTTGTTTAATAATTATTTAAACAAAGATTTTAGAAATAAAGAAGGTTTAAAACCTATAGAAAATATTATTAAAGATATTGATAACCTAAAAAGTAAGGAAGAATTTACCAATTTCTTGATTAAAATGTTTGACAAGTATAGTTTATCTTTCTTTCATTTAAAGAGCGTTGATGCCGATTACAAAAATAGTAATTTAAGAGCACTTATGATAGGTTCAATGGACTTGGGAATGAGTGATCGAGATTTTTATGAAACAACACATCCAAGACACAAAGATATCAAAGAAGCTTATAAAATCTATATAGATAATTTATTAAAGGTATCAAAAATTAGTTTTAAAACTAAAAACCTTTTTGAATTAATATATAACTTTGAATATGAAGTATCTAGAAGTATGTTACGTAGAGAAGAATTTAGAGTACCAGAAAATATATATAACATTTTTACAATTGATGAATTGAATAATGTGTGTTCATTCATCGATTGAAGTAAATATTTGAGTGAAACTGGTTACGATAAAGCAAGCAAAATAATTGTTACTGAACCGAATTACTTAAAAAAACTAAATGAGTTGCTGGCAACTTTATCAGTTGAAGACTTAAAGGATATTTTAACTTTCAAGGTTATAGCAGGATTTTCTTCATTGACTTCTGATGAGCTATACGATATTAACTTCCAATACTCTACAATATTCACAGGTGTAAAAGAAAAACGTCCAGAAATAGAAAGAGCTGTTGAGTTTGTAAATAATAGTTTAGGGGAGTTATTAGGTAAAGAGTATGTGAAAAAACATTTCTCAGAAGATGCAAAGAACGATGTTCTAGATATAGTTAAAAAATTAATAAAAGTGTACTCAAAAAGAATACAGGACTTAACTTGAATGACAGATACTACAAAGAAAAAAGCATTAGAGAAATTAAATAATTTCACCATTAAAATTGGTTACCCTGATAAGTTCGAGAATTTTGATGATGTAGAAATTAAAACTTATGAAGAGGGTCATTCATTGATTGATAATATTCAAGCAATAAAAAAACATTTTGTGAAAAAAGAGCTTGACGAAATTAATGACCCGGTGGATAAAGAAAAATGGTATATGTACCCTCAAACTGTTAACGCTTACTATAGTCCGTCTTCAAATGAAATTTGTTTCCCGGCAGCGATACTTCAAAGTCCTTTTTATGATATTAACGAGTCTAGAGCAAAAAATCTTGGTGGGATCGGTGCTGTAATAGGTCATGAAGTAAGTCATGGATTTGATGATGAAGGTGGTAAGTTTGATAAAGATGGGAACCTTAATAATTGATGATCAGAAGAAGATTATAAACAATATAATAACTTAACTAAAAAACTAGTTGAACAATATAATTCTTATAAAATTAAAGATTCAAATGTCAATGGTACTTTAACCTTAGGTGAAAATATAGGTGACTTAAGTGGTTTAGCCGCTGCATTGGACATTTGTCTTGAAGAATGCCCAAACGACCTTAAAACTTTTTTTGAAAGCTTTGCATTTATTTGAAGAAGAAAGTCTACTGATGAACTGAAAAATACTAGGTTACTTGTCGACCCTCACTCTCCTGAAGAGTTTAGATGTAATGGAGTTTTGGTTAATATAGACAAATTCCATGAAGTGTACCAAACAAAACCTGGTGACGGGATGTATAAATCTCCAGAAGATCGAATAAAAGTTTGATAA
- a CDS encoding DegV family protein, protein MKIALIIDSASGIKNTQDYKDLYLVPLMITKENGEQVADDENLSFDDFYQLFDSELLKTSQSIPGEMMKKWDELLESYDQVICLLISKGLSGQFNTCYMMAQDEPYKGKVFVVDTNGVAILLKKQVSETLEYIKQGKTGEEITRLIEESNQDFTCFIIPKSLKQLVRGGRISKSAASLAKILKITPILKYDGTIDKEGKTRTFKKAIEQSLELLEKKCKDGDKILDIAYSRSEDETITLVKKSIEEKGFKINVTQEMPNTITCHTGRETFALAVWKK, encoded by the coding sequence ATGAAAATAGCATTAATAATTGATTCTGCTTCAGGAATCAAAAATACTCAAGATTACAAAGATCTTTATCTTGTTCCATTAATGATAACAAAAGAAAACGGGGAACAAGTTGCAGATGATGAAAATTTATCTTTTGATGACTTTTATCAACTATTTGATTCTGAGTTATTAAAAACTTCACAATCAATTCCTGGAGAGATGATGAAAAAATGAGATGAACTTTTAGAGTCTTACGACCAAGTGATTTGCTTATTGATATCAAAAGGATTATCAGGCCAATTTAATACTTGTTACATGATGGCTCAAGATGAGCCTTACAAAGGTAAAGTGTTCGTGGTGGATACTAATGGTGTAGCAATATTACTAAAAAAACAAGTCTCAGAAACGCTTGAGTATATAAAACAAGGAAAAACAGGAGAAGAAATAACTAGACTTATTGAAGAATCAAACCAAGATTTTACTTGTTTTATAATACCAAAATCTTTAAAACAACTTGTAAGAGGTGGAAGAATTAGCAAGAGTGCAGCTAGTTTAGCTAAAATTTTGAAAATAACACCGATTCTAAAATATGACGGAACAATTGACAAAGAAGGAAAGACTAGAACTTTTAAGAAAGCCATTGAACAGTCTTTAGAATTGTTGGAAAAGAAATGCAAAGATGGAGATAAAATCTTGGATATTGCATATTCAAGATCAGAAGATGAAACAATAACTCTTGTAAAAAAATCTATAGAAGAAAAAGGTTTTAAAATTAATGTGACACAAGAGATGCCAAACACAATAACTTGCCATACAGGTAGAGAAACATTTGCCTTAGCTGTATGAAAGAAATAG
- the tyrS gene encoding tyrosine--tRNA ligase, with translation MKFILDELETRKMLKQSTNPEKIKTAQLSGAGVYCGFDPTADSLHIGHLIQILNLKRFKDFGFTPLAIIGGGTGMIGDPSFKNSERNLLELEEVKKNSLMIKKQLETFIPEIKVIDNYDWLSKLSLIDFLRDIGKDFNLAYLLAKENISSRIEKGLSITEFSYTMLQGYDFYNLYQNETCWVQIGGSDQWGNITSGIDYIASKIGKENSKACGITMNLLTKKDGVKFGKTESGAIWLDPNKTSEYEFYQFFINQDDDDCATLLNYLTILSTETINTIMNDHNKEPHKRLAQKKLAEEVTLLVHGEKGLEKALKITETLFKGDINKLGDSELRQLSRSLPFKEINKGLNIIDFLVESQIATSKREARELISNNAITIGIINNFKESDVIDDSHVLIDNFIFVKKGKRRYFSIKLH, from the coding sequence ATGAAATTCATATTAGATGAGTTAGAAACTAGAAAAATGTTAAAACAATCAACGAATCCAGAAAAGATTAAAACAGCCCAACTGTCAGGCGCTGGTGTTTATTGTGGTTTTGACCCAACGGCCGATTCATTACATATTGGTCACCTGATTCAAATATTGAACTTAAAAAGATTCAAAGATTTTGGTTTCACTCCATTAGCTATTATTGGTGGGGGAACCGGAATGATTGGGGACCCAAGCTTCAAAAATAGCGAACGAAATCTTTTGGAACTAGAAGAAGTTAAGAAAAATAGCTTAATGATAAAAAAGCAGTTGGAAACATTTATACCTGAGATAAAAGTGATTGATAATTATGATTGATTATCTAAGTTATCGCTAATAGATTTTTTAAGAGATATTGGAAAAGATTTTAATCTAGCTTATCTTTTGGCTAAAGAAAATATCTCTTCAAGAATCGAAAAAGGTTTAAGTATTACCGAATTCTCTTATACGATGTTACAAGGATATGATTTTTACAATTTGTATCAAAATGAAACATGTTGAGTTCAAATCGGTGGTTCTGACCAATGAGGTAACATTACTAGCGGTATTGACTATATAGCATCAAAAATCGGTAAAGAGAACTCAAAAGCCTGTGGAATTACTATGAACCTTTTAACAAAAAAAGATGGTGTCAAGTTCGGTAAAACCGAATCTGGAGCTATTTGATTAGACCCGAATAAAACTAGTGAATATGAGTTTTATCAATTTTTTATAAATCAGGATGATGATGATTGTGCAACATTATTAAATTATCTAACAATTTTATCAACAGAAACAATAAATACTATCATGAACGACCATAATAAAGAACCTCATAAAAGATTAGCACAAAAAAAACTAGCAGAAGAAGTTACTTTACTAGTGCACGGCGAAAAAGGTTTAGAAAAAGCTTTAAAAATAACTGAAACATTATTTAAAGGTGATATAAATAAATTGGGTGATAGTGAATTGCGACAGCTTTCTAGATCGCTGCCATTTAAAGAAATAAATAAAGGTCTTAACATCATTGATTTTTTAGTTGAAAGTCAAATAGCAACTTCAAAACGTGAAGCTAGAGAACTTATTTCTAATAATGCCATAACTATAGGAATAATTAATAATTTTAAAGAAAGCGATGTAATTGATGATTCACATGTTTTAATTGATAACTTTATCTTTGTTAAAAAAGGTAAACGACGTTATTTCAGCATCAAGTTACATTAA
- a CDS encoding 2-oxo acid dehydrogenase subunit E2, translating into MVHLRARNLPSKGRVVEWLFTGEHIAFGDDFALIKLDEGGEVKIKSNYNGMIVKTIKLGSSVKNGSILANIAIGEKEISKFKNRHFTKEGYEESVVDGIYLPENIDDSKFQSASTPADEFSGAVLYDKYNQAITPFSSSEDDLMDSKDKFEKLENKENHLKDKFAAIRENIKKSVKNAPQNKTLGDLSKEELLKMQNSDLISKDGENIFASDGAGPSKFRQMIQARKEKLLEENNFKETKEIDESVNAMTNVDEKGRPLILRNIIASRVEKLNEVGGDVKAFNEQQQKLSNINKTISQEEESAVSQTSTQSNDEFDNEPIDINDVSTHHGFVMPKKNPSQLVNEIEAKKNKSYAESRMTSLYDINKRWNLIKERDERNIIDDRRRAVEQGIFQNDNPFYEALRGGKIPNEFFANVPYQNGRTGETSYIPYNKTPKGKKEFEAWLRASNLYTAYKEGEIESEDRDLKKEQELVSNKQKKYKHETNELDMRSEKPLNDTQTYNLEEDFDSESDDFEELYREFKAKKRRREQLEKTKTTKNEYQQLLKELLKQGGDFKNLSGESEAENTINFLKKQVNELQNTLIQQNQLAAATQKLNNGIHLGGGSDTFSQLMQYMIMQNLMQNMNTGGPKTSINEIKELIKSEIKEFTKQIKNSDEKDLDYIDKQRKNYGDMKTVNFESSKPKNNLGHLHYEGTDINKVVHRKKVNENRNAAVKSMILSQSYIPPLTISTEIDMSSILKLKHMLKQTQNHIKFPTIAFIAKAISIALEEHPKLNSSYDPESNEILIKKYHNIGLATETSEGLIIPVLKFVEKLSVKEVAIDIKEMTQRLRSGELYNYETEGSTITVANYGNIGAIQATPTIFYPNAAVIGVGKVVKKPVVIDNEKLAIKAIMNTTLTVDQRIIDAAEAGRFLSKLKEILEKPEILTVS; encoded by the coding sequence ATGGTACATTTAAGGGCTAGAAATTTACCATCAAAAGGAAGAGTAGTAGAATGACTTTTTACAGGAGAACACATAGCATTTGGGGACGATTTTGCCTTAATCAAATTAGATGAAGGTGGAGAAGTAAAGATTAAGTCCAATTATAATGGAATGATTGTTAAAACAATCAAACTGGGAAGCAGTGTTAAAAACGGGAGCATTCTTGCAAATATTGCCATTGGTGAAAAAGAAATTTCAAAATTTAAAAATAGACATTTTACAAAAGAAGGTTATGAAGAATCTGTTGTCGATGGAATTTATCTTCCAGAAAATATTGACGATTCAAAATTCCAATCTGCAAGTACACCCGCTGATGAGTTCTCAGGGGCTGTTTTGTATGACAAATATAATCAAGCTATCACACCATTTTCTAGTTCAGAAGATGATTTGATGGATTCTAAAGATAAATTTGAGAAACTTGAAAATAAAGAAAATCATCTAAAAGATAAATTTGCAGCAATTAGAGAGAACATAAAGAAGTCGGTAAAAAATGCACCACAAAACAAAACCCTAGGTGACCTTAGCAAAGAAGAATTATTAAAAATGCAAAATAGTGATCTCATTTCTAAAGATGGAGAAAATATCTTTGCCTCAGATGGCGCTGGACCTAGTAAGTTCAGACAGATGATTCAAGCTAGAAAAGAAAAACTTTTAGAAGAAAACAACTTCAAAGAAACAAAAGAGATTGATGAATCAGTAAATGCTATGACTAATGTAGATGAAAAAGGAAGACCGCTAATATTAAGAAACATTATAGCCTCAAGAGTGGAAAAACTAAATGAAGTAGGCGGTGATGTTAAAGCCTTTAATGAACAACAACAAAAGCTTAGCAACATTAACAAAACAATCTCTCAAGAGGAGGAAAGTGCAGTGTCTCAAACATCGACTCAATCTAATGATGAATTTGATAATGAACCAATAGATATAAATGATGTTTCAACACATCATGGTTTCGTTATGCCTAAAAAAAATCCTTCTCAATTAGTAAATGAAATTGAAGCTAAGAAAAACAAAAGTTACGCTGAGTCTAGAATGACTAGTTTATATGATATAAACAAGCGTTGGAATTTAATAAAAGAACGTGATGAGAGAAATATAATTGATGATAGAAGAAGAGCGGTTGAGCAAGGAATATTTCAAAACGACAATCCTTTTTATGAAGCTTTGCGAGGCGGCAAAATCCCCAATGAGTTTTTTGCAAATGTACCATACCAAAATGGTAGAACCGGAGAGACAAGTTATATACCATATAATAAAACTCCAAAAGGAAAAAAAGAGTTTGAGGCATGGTTACGCGCTTCAAATTTATACACAGCGTATAAAGAGGGAGAAATCGAGTCAGAAGATAGAGACCTTAAAAAGGAGCAAGAGTTAGTATCAAATAAACAAAAAAAATATAAGCATGAAACTAATGAACTTGATATGCGTAGCGAAAAACCTTTAAACGATACACAAACATATAATCTAGAAGAAGATTTTGATTCGGAAAGCGATGACTTTGAAGAACTTTATCGTGAGTTTAAAGCTAAAAAAAGAAGAAGAGAGCAATTAGAAAAAACTAAAACTACAAAAAATGAGTATCAACAACTTTTAAAAGAGTTATTGAAACAAGGTGGAGATTTCAAAAATTTGTCTGGTGAGTCAGAAGCAGAGAATACAATAAACTTCTTGAAAAAACAAGTAAACGAATTGCAAAATACTTTAATTCAACAAAATCAACTAGCAGCAGCCACACAAAAACTTAATAATGGCATCCATTTAGGGGGCGGGAGTGACACCTTCTCTCAACTAATGCAATATATGATTATGCAGAATCTTATGCAAAATATGAATACTGGTGGTCCAAAAACAAGTATTAATGAAATTAAAGAGCTAATAAAGTCAGAGATTAAAGAGTTCACAAAACAAATAAAAAACTCAGATGAGAAAGATTTGGATTATATTGATAAACAAAGAAAAAATTACGGTGATATGAAAACTGTGAATTTCGAGAGTTCTAAACCAAAAAATAATTTAGGTCATCTTCATTACGAAGGTACCGATATCAACAAGGTTGTTCACAGAAAGAAAGTTAATGAGAATAGAAACGCGGCTGTTAAGTCGATGATACTTAGTCAAAGTTATATTCCACCTTTAACTATCTCAACGGAAATAGATATGTCTTCTATATTAAAACTTAAACATATGTTAAAACAAACACAAAATCACATTAAGTTTCCTACAATAGCTTTTATTGCTAAAGCAATATCTATAGCATTAGAGGAACATCCAAAACTTAACTCAAGTTATGACCCTGAAAGTAATGAAATACTGATAAAAAAATATCATAATATAGGATTGGCAACTGAAACAAGCGAAGGCTTAATAATACCTGTTCTTAAGTTTGTAGAAAAACTATCAGTAAAGGAAGTTGCTATTGATATCAAAGAAATGACACAAAGACTAAGATCTGGTGAACTTTACAATTATGAGACCGAAGGAAGCACAATTACAGTTGCTAACTATGGTAATATTGGTGCAATTCAAGCAACTCCAACTATATTTTATCCAAATGCCGCTGTCATTGGTGTCGGTAAGGTTGTTAAAAAGCCAGTTGTAATAGACAATGAAAAGTTGGCTATAAAAGCAATCATGAATACTACCCTAACTGTTGATCAAAGAATAATTGATGCAGCAGAAGCAGGGAGATTTTTATCCAAGTTAAAAGAAATATTAGAAAAACCAGAAATACTAACAGTTTCATAG
- a CDS encoding DegV family protein yields MKIGILVDSSSGILTQDLVGTNIDLINLHIIKQDEEDFIDTPENVEKHKVFDAIKNNEKISTSQASPGELMVKYDEMLGKYDHIIHITITPNLSSMHATAYGVANAPEYKGKVSVWDHGLAANVIKSLVFKFNDMINNNVTDITLFEKELRLWEKKTLVVIVPGDLSKLAKSGRGKAVLLALMKMFKTKVAIHWCGKPKKIAMGRTVASVLEKVAQYFKKTLGNHLKITFLHTQETSNKIITQIKNVMSENKIEFDTDIVPPIYACHAGVDTIGFVAYDEKLFKK; encoded by the coding sequence ATGAAAATAGGAATATTGGTGGACTCTTCGTCAGGTATCTTAACGCAAGATCTTGTTGGTACAAACATTGATTTAATAAATCTACACATTATCAAACAAGATGAAGAAGATTTTATAGATACACCAGAAAATGTTGAGAAACACAAAGTGTTTGATGCAATAAAAAATAACGAAAAAATATCTACAAGCCAAGCTTCTCCAGGAGAATTGATGGTGAAATATGATGAAATGTTAGGAAAGTATGACCATATAATACATATAACAATAACACCTAACCTTTCAAGTATGCACGCAACAGCATATGGGGTGGCTAATGCTCCCGAATACAAGGGTAAAGTGTCTGTTTGAGATCATGGATTAGCAGCAAATGTAATCAAATCATTAGTTTTTAAGTTCAATGATATGATAAACAACAACGTCACAGATATAACTTTGTTTGAAAAAGAATTAAGATTATGAGAGAAAAAAACTTTAGTAGTAATTGTACCTGGTGATCTTTCGAAACTAGCAAAAAGTGGTCGTGGTAAGGCTGTGCTACTTGCCTTGATGAAGATGTTTAAAACAAAAGTTGCTATTCACTGATGTGGTAAACCGAAAAAAATAGCTATGGGTAGAACAGTAGCATCAGTATTAGAAAAGGTTGCTCAATATTTTAAAAAAACTTTGGGCAATCATTTAAAAATAACCTTTTTACACACACAAGAAACCTCAAATAAAATAATAACTCAGATAAAAAATGTCATGAGTGAAAATAAAATCGAATTTGACACAGACATAGTGCCCCCAATTTATGCTTGCCATGCTGGTGTAGATACTATTGGTTTCGTCGCTTATGACGAAAAATTATTTAAAAAATAA
- a CDS encoding helix-turn-helix domain-containing protein, whose product MANLKGNKSNILNFETKKELIIKHFDQNLSYKDLSKMYNISYSTVRRMCVDWEVFGDESLISKTGKHNKHNGKIRINSKDPKDKKIAELNKKLKWLEMENEVLKKFNELMENSEKKL is encoded by the coding sequence ATGGCTAATTTAAAAGGAAACAAATCAAACATCCTAAATTTTGAGACTAAAAAAGAGTTGATTATCAAGCATTTTGATCAAAATTTATCTTATAAAGACCTATCAAAAATGTACAATATTTCATATTCAACAGTTAGAAGAATGTGTGTAGATTGAGAAGTTTTTGGTGATGAATCGCTTATTTCAAAAACTGGAAAACACAATAAGCACAACGGAAAGATTAGAATCAATTCAAAAGATCCAAAAGATAAGAAAATTGCAGAACTTAATAAAAAATTGAAATGATTAGAAATGGAGAATGAGGTTTTAAAAAAGTTCAATGAACTGATGGAGAATTCAGAAAAAAAATTATAA
- the ytpR gene encoding YtpR family tRNA-binding protein — protein sequence MKWFIRYCDAFDVLLVTIENKKIDFLKVKNNLVILYSNNEIVGFNIFNPNIDKTKNNFLQNENYENYVKKEVSGYFKEVDFHKQFVITKVTKCEKIEGTHLSLCEVILDGQSIQIVCGAKNVRKDLVTVLATEGSWMPNGIRIGHGKLKGYDSFGMLCSAKELNIDSDPNASGIIELNLPDSYIGQKFEGVFGEK from the coding sequence ATGAAATGATTTATTAGATATTGCGATGCTTTCGACGTTTTATTGGTAACTATAGAAAACAAAAAAATCGATTTTTTAAAAGTTAAAAATAATTTAGTAATTTTATACTCAAATAATGAAATTGTTGGATTTAATATTTTTAATCCAAATATTGATAAAACAAAAAATAATTTTTTACAAAATGAAAACTATGAAAATTATGTAAAGAAAGAAGTTTCTGGATATTTCAAGGAAGTTGATTTTCATAAGCAATTTGTTATTACCAAAGTAACAAAATGTGAAAAAATCGAAGGGACTCACTTGTCTCTATGTGAAGTAATACTTGATGGACAGTCAATCCAGATAGTTTGTGGTGCTAAAAATGTAAGAAAAGACTTAGTCACAGTTTTAGCGACCGAAGGGTCATGGATGCCAAATGGTATAAGGATAGGTCATGGTAAATTAAAAGGTTATGACTCATTTGGTATGCTTTGCTCTGCAAAAGAATTGAATATTGATAGTGACCCAAACGCAAGCGGAATCATAGAATTAAATCTTCCAGACAGTTATATTGGTCAAAAGTTTGAAGGTGTTTTTGGTGAAAAATAA